TGCCACCTTCTCACCATCAAGCCAATTCTCTATGTCGCGAACGTAGACGATGCGTCGCTCGCCGACGGCAACCACTACAGCAGCCAACTCGAAGCCCGCGCCGCCGAAACCGGCGCTGGCTGCCTGCGCATCTCCGGACAGGTCGAAGCCGAACTCTCCGAACTCGAAGCCGAAGAAAGAACCGCCTTTCTCGAAGACATGGGCGTGTCGGAACCGGGCCTCCACCGGCTGAGCCGCGCGGCGTATCAGCTCCTCAACCTGCAGACGTTCTTTACCGCGGGCGAGATCGAAGTGAAGGCCTGGACGATCCACAAGGGAGACCTCGCCCCCAGGGCAGCGGGCGAAATTCATTCGGATTTCGAATCCAACTTCATCCGCGCCGAGATCATCCCCTTCGATGAGTACATCGAAGTGGGCGGGGAAAGCGCAGCCAAGGCCAAGGGAGTGATGCGGGTCGAGGGCAAGGAATATAAAATGAATGACGGCGACGTCGTACACTTCCGCGTGGGCGTTTGACGCTCATCTGGCCGAACATCTATACCAAGAGCACCAAGAACACCAACCACCGAACTACCCAAAGGATCCATCTCGCGCATGGCAAACTACCGCGAAATCTTAACCCCAGAAGAAGTACTGGAGCGCCACTTCGGCGGACCCAAGACAGGGGTGTTCACCGACGGCTCATGCGATCCAAATCCCGGGCGCGGCGGCTGGGGCTTCGTCTGGGTGTCGAACGATGAGATCGTAAATTCGGGCAAGGGCTTCGAACCCCAGACCACGAACAACCGCATGGAACTACAGGCGTTGATCGAGGCCTTCAAGGTGCTCCCCGAAGACGCCGACGTCGATATCTATTCAGACAGCCAACTCTGCGTCAACACCATCACCCAATGGGCTGCGGGTTGGGAAAAGCGCGGATGGAAGCGCAAGAGCGGACCGATCAAGAATCTCGAACTCGTACAAGAACTCTACGCACTCGCCAATAGACACCCGAACTGCAGACTCAATTGGATCAAGGCACACGACGGCTCGCGCTGGAACGAATACGTCGACGCATTGGCGTCCGCTTATCAGCGGGGGTGAGGGGTGTTGCCGGGCTTCTGATCACGGGGCTTTG
The sequence above is a segment of the Myxococcales bacterium genome. Coding sequences within it:
- a CDS encoding ribonuclease HI, whose product is MANYREILTPEEVLERHFGGPKTGVFTDGSCDPNPGRGGWGFVWVSNDEIVNSGKGFEPQTTNNRMELQALIEAFKVLPEDADVDIYSDSQLCVNTITQWAAGWEKRGWKRKSGPIKNLELVQELYALANRHPNCRLNWIKAHDGSRWNEYVDALASAYQRG